One Cupriavidus taiwanensis DNA window includes the following coding sequences:
- a CDS encoding cupin domain-containing protein, with the protein MSASRNSSTVPATRGQCEAIDLAGKIALIDGHWQPRVVAEMNDYQFKVVKVKGEFVWHNHSDTDETFIVLDGELRIDFRDGPSGDGSIVLRAGQMAVVPKGVEHKPSAHDEVKLLLIEPRGVVNTGDGATSERTVVNDQWI; encoded by the coding sequence ATGTCTGCATCAAGAAATTCCAGCACTGTGCCCGCAACGCGCGGCCAATGCGAGGCTATCGACCTGGCTGGCAAGATTGCACTGATCGACGGCCACTGGCAGCCCCGCGTAGTCGCGGAGATGAACGATTATCAGTTCAAGGTCGTTAAGGTCAAGGGCGAATTCGTTTGGCACAATCACAGTGATACTGACGAGACCTTCATCGTGCTCGACGGCGAATTGCGAATCGATTTTCGCGATGGACCATCGGGCGACGGCTCGATAGTGCTGCGTGCCGGTCAGATGGCCGTCGTGCCGAAAGGCGTCGAGCACAAGCCCTCAGCGCATGACGAAGTGAAACTGCTGCTGATCGAGCCGCGCGGTGTAGTGAACACCGGTGACGGTGCAACAAGCGAACGCACTGTTGTGAACGACCAGTGGATTTAA
- a CDS encoding MarR family winged helix-turn-helix transcriptional regulator, with the protein MEHRLVYLLNVGQRRLHRWSQARTVAGGVTAAQAGLLFFLGKNDGALTNEAAAALDLKAPGMSGLVDRAERAGLIERRADEFDRRATRLWLTADGRAALKRSKSGLTELNARITEGFTASEIDVVARWLTSLQEKFPANDDDSA; encoded by the coding sequence ATGGAGCATCGGCTTGTCTACCTGCTGAATGTGGGCCAACGGCGCCTGCATCGGTGGTCGCAGGCGCGGACGGTCGCTGGTGGCGTTACCGCAGCGCAGGCTGGCCTGCTGTTCTTTCTGGGAAAGAACGACGGGGCCCTCACGAATGAAGCGGCGGCAGCGCTTGATCTCAAGGCGCCGGGAATGAGCGGCCTGGTGGACCGGGCCGAACGGGCTGGCCTCATCGAACGCCGTGCGGACGAGTTCGACCGACGTGCGACGCGGCTATGGCTGACGGCAGACGGACGCGCCGCACTCAAGCGGTCGAAATCAGGTCTCACCGAGTTGAATGCCCGCATCACGGAGGGTTTTACGGCGTCCGAGATCGACGTGGTAGCGCGCTGGCTGACAAGCCTGCAGGAGAAGTTCCCCGCCAATGACGATGACTCGGCTTAG
- a CDS encoding enoyl-CoA hydratase, whose amino-acid sequence MTAGIEVELAGGVLAVTMSRLDKKNALTNEMYGALADAIERANTDGEVRVLLIQADGDTFTAGNDVMEFAAQATGNGPKERHVVRFLRGLANATVPIVAAVQGKAVGVGTTMLLHCDYVILSEEAQLITPFVNLALVPEAASSLLLPLRIGHARAFEMFALGEPVPADLAVTWGIANKLAPAGELRAEARRVAEKIATKPLGSLTAMKRLMRDAEKLVAQMDCESTTFVERLASAEAKEAFMAFAQKRQPDFTKIARQ is encoded by the coding sequence ATGACCGCTGGAATTGAAGTAGAACTTGCAGGTGGCGTACTGGCCGTGACGATGTCGCGACTGGACAAGAAGAACGCCCTTACCAACGAGATGTATGGCGCTCTGGCGGACGCGATCGAACGGGCAAATACCGATGGCGAGGTTCGGGTACTGTTGATCCAGGCCGATGGCGACACCTTCACGGCCGGCAACGATGTGATGGAATTCGCGGCGCAGGCAACGGGCAACGGCCCCAAGGAACGCCACGTCGTTCGCTTTCTGCGAGGCCTGGCGAACGCTACCGTCCCGATCGTCGCCGCAGTCCAGGGCAAGGCCGTCGGAGTGGGAACGACGATGCTGCTCCATTGTGACTATGTCATTCTGTCCGAAGAGGCGCAATTGATCACCCCCTTCGTGAACCTGGCCCTGGTTCCGGAAGCCGCCTCAAGCCTTCTGCTTCCCTTGCGGATTGGACATGCCAGGGCGTTCGAGATGTTCGCTCTCGGTGAGCCGGTTCCCGCAGATCTCGCCGTGACATGGGGCATCGCGAACAAATTGGCTCCCGCCGGGGAACTGCGCGCTGAAGCCCGCCGTGTCGCCGAGAAAATTGCCACCAAGCCGCTCGGATCGCTGACAGCGATGAAGCGACTGATGCGAGACGCGGAGAAGCTGGTGGCTCAGATGGATTGCGAAAGCACCACGTTCGTGGAGCGACTCGCAAGTGCCGAAGCGAAGGAAGCCTTCATGGCATTTGCCCAGAAGCGCCAGCCGGACTTCACGAAGATCGCTCGTCAATAG